In the genome of Variovorax sp. PAMC26660, the window GCGTGGTGCCAGAAGGGCGTGCCGAGCACCGGCGTGCTGGGTTGCGCCGCATCCTGCGCAGCCATGGCGCCGGCGCGCCAGGCGGTGCGGCCCGCCTGCACGGCATCGGCGAAAGCGCCTGCCATTGCAACCGGGTCCTGCGCCAGGGCGACGGCGGTGTTGAGCAGCACGCCGTCGTATCCCCACTCCATCACCTGGCAGGCATGCGAAGGAAGACCGAGGCCCGCATCCACCAGCATCGGCACCTTGAGCCGGTCGCGCAGCACTTGCAGTGCGTAAGGGTTGATCGGCCCGCGGCCGGTGCCGATGGGCGCGGCCCAGGGCATCACGGCCTGGCAACCGACGTCGACCAGCCGCTGGCACAGCACCAGGTCTTCCGTGCAATAGGGCAGCACCTTGAAGCCGTCGCGGATCAGCTGCGATGCGGCATCGACAAGATTCAGCGTGTCGGGCTGCAGCGTGTAGTCGTCGCCGATCAATTCGAGCTTGATCCACGGCGTGTCGAACAGCTCGCGCGCCATCTGCGCGGTGGCGACCACTTCCTGCACGCTGTGGCAGCCGGCGGTGTTGGGCAGCACCGGCACGGCCAGGTTGCGCAGCAGCTCCCAGAAGCCGTTGCCGAGGTCGCTGTTGCCCGAGCCCTGATTCGCTGTCTGGCGGCGCAGCGACGCGGTCAGCATCGCGGGCTTCGCGCGCTTCACCGCCGCTTCGAGCAGGTCGGGCGATGGGTAGCGCGCGGTGCCGAGCAGCAGCCGGCTTTGAAAGGTCTCGCCGTAGAGGACCAGCGGATCGTTTGTGTTGTTCGTCATGGGTGTTGTCTCCATCGTTCGTTCAGCCGCCCGTCACGGGGCGAATCACCTCGATGCGGTCGTCGGGTTGCAGCGTGCGCGCCGCATAGGCCGAGCGCGGCACGAACTCGCGGTTCACGGCCACCGCAAACGGCGGCGTGGCATTCAATGCGGCCAGCGCGTCGGTGAGCGTGGCGCTGTCGGGCAGCGCAAAGGGCTTGTCGTTGATCAGGATGTTCATCGTCATGCGTTGTCGGAGGTCTCCATGCCGAAGCTGCGCGCAAGCGTGGCGTGGCCGTGCGCGAGCAACTGCATCGTGGCGTCGAGCAGGGCGGGCGCGATCATGAAGCCGTGGCGGTACAGGCCGTTGATCTGCAGCACGCGCGGCTGCGGCTGGCGAATGGCAGGCAGGTTGTCGGGCAGCGTGGGACGGCACTGCGTGGCGATCTCCACGATGCGCGCTTCGGCAAAACCGCTGTGCACGGCGTAGGCGGCGCTCAGCAGTTCCAGCGTGGAGCGCACGCTGGCGGGCGACATGTCGTCCGACTCGATCTCCGTCGCGCCGATCACGAAGATGTTGCCGGGCTTGGGCGCGATGTAGAGCGGATAGCGCGGATGCACGAGGCGCGTGGGGCGCTGCAGCGTCACTTCGGGCGCATGCACGCGGATCACCTCGCCGCGCACGCCGCGCAGCGCCTGCCACTGGGGCTTGGCGCCCAGGCCGCGGCAGTCGATCACCCAGTCGGGCTGGCCCGGTTGGCCGGGTGAGAAGTCCGCCAGTGCGCGAGGTGATTGCCAGTGCAGGTCGACGTTCGGGCTGCCCTGCAAGGTGGCGAGCAGCGATGCAAGCAGGGCGCGGTTGTCGAGCTGGCCTTCGCCCGGCAGGAACAGGCCCTGCGCGAAACGCTGGCCCAGCGAAGGCTCGAGCGCGGCGATGGCTGTCGCGTCGAGCGTTTGCATCGGCGCGAGTTCGGGGACCTGCGCGCCAGTCGTGGCGAGCACCCGCGCAAGCCGCGAGGCTTCGGCCGCATCCTGCCGGTGCCAGAGCACCAGCGTGCCTTCGCGCTGGAAGAACACGGGCTGTGCGAGCGAGGCCAGCAGTTCGGGCCAGCGCGACAGCGCGTGCTGCCCCATGCGCACGACCGAGACCGGCGCCACGGCCGATTCGGCCAGCGGCGCGAGCATGGCTGCGGCCACGCGCGCGGCCGCACCCTCGGCGTCGGCGCTGCCCGCTTCGTACAGGTCGACCTTGCAGCCAGCCTGCGCCAGCGAAACCGCCAGTAGCCGGCCCATGAGGCCCGCGCCGAGGATGGCGACTGATTGAAATGGCAGGCTCATGGTCTTGCTCCTTCCCCCTCTGGGGGAAGGCTGGGATGGGGGCAGGCAGAGCGCCCAATAGATACGCCGCTTGCCCCCACCCCGACCCTCCCCCGGAAGGGGAGGGAGAAATGCAAGGCAGGTCGCCGATAATTTTCCGTATGACCCAAGGACTTCCCCAGCGCTACGCACGCGTGCTTTCCATCGCCGGTTCCGACAGCGGCGGCGGTGCCGGCATCCAGGCCGATCTCAAGACCTTCGCGGCCCTCGGCTGCTACGGCATGACGGCCATCACCGCGCTCACCGCGCAGAACACGCTGGGCGTGTCGGGCATTCACGGCGTGCCGCCCGATTTTCTGAAGGCGCAGATCCAGGCGGTGATCGAGGACATCGGCGTCGATGCCGTCAAGCTCGGCATGCTGCATACGCCCGAGGTGGTGGAGGTCGTGGCCTGGGCCATCGACCGCTATCAATTGAAGAACGTGGTGCTCGATCCGGTCATGGTCGCCACGAGCGGCGACCGGCTGATCGCCGCGGAGACCGTGCAGGTATTGGTGCGCGAGCTGTTCCCGCGCGCGTTGGTCGTCACGCCCAATCTCGACGAGGCTGCGTTGCTGATCGGCCATGCCATTGACGGGGTGGATGCGCTCGATGGCGCCGCCGACGAACTGCTGGCGCTCGGCGCGAAGGCCGTGCTGCTCAAGGGCGGCCATCTGCCGG includes:
- a CDS encoding thiazole synthase; amino-acid sequence: MTNNTNDPLVLYGETFQSRLLLGTARYPSPDLLEAAVKRAKPAMLTASLRRQTANQGSGNSDLGNGFWELLRNLAVPVLPNTAGCHSVQEVVATAQMARELFDTPWIKLELIGDDYTLQPDTLNLVDAASQLIRDGFKVLPYCTEDLVLCQRLVDVGCQAVMPWAAPIGTGRGPINPYALQVLRDRLKVPMLVDAGLGLPSHACQVMEWGYDGVLLNTAVALAQDPVAMAGAFADAVQAGRTAWRAGAMAAQDAAQPSTPVLGTPFWHHAP
- the thiS gene encoding sulfur carrier protein ThiS — translated: MTMNILINDKPFALPDSATLTDALAALNATPPFAVAVNREFVPRSAYAARTLQPDDRIEVIRPVTGG
- a CDS encoding FAD-dependent oxidoreductase, which encodes MSLPFQSVAILGAGLMGRLLAVSLAQAGCKVDLYEAGSADAEGAAARVAAAMLAPLAESAVAPVSVVRMGQHALSRWPELLASLAQPVFFQREGTLVLWHRQDAAEASRLARVLATTGAQVPELAPMQTLDATAIAALEPSLGQRFAQGLFLPGEGQLDNRALLASLLATLQGSPNVDLHWQSPRALADFSPGQPGQPDWVIDCRGLGAKPQWQALRGVRGEVIRVHAPEVTLQRPTRLVHPRYPLYIAPKPGNIFVIGATEIESDDMSPASVRSTLELLSAAYAVHSGFAEARIVEIATQCRPTLPDNLPAIRQPQPRVLQINGLYRHGFMIAPALLDATMQLLAHGHATLARSFGMETSDNA
- the thiD gene encoding bifunctional hydroxymethylpyrimidine kinase/phosphomethylpyrimidine kinase, giving the protein MTQGLPQRYARVLSIAGSDSGGGAGIQADLKTFAALGCYGMTAITALTAQNTLGVSGIHGVPPDFLKAQIQAVIEDIGVDAVKLGMLHTPEVVEVVAWAIDRYQLKNVVLDPVMVATSGDRLIAAETVQVLVRELFPRALVVTPNLDEAALLIGHAIDGVDALDGAADELLALGAKAVLLKGGHLPGDDVVDVLLQSDGARKRLASRRIASRNLHGTGCTLSSAIAAHLALGLALPEAVEKARTYILGAMAAGANVQIGAGHGPLNHGFAPVPTYRLPATGG